One part of the Nostoc sp. PCC 7120 = FACHB-418 genome encodes these proteins:
- a CDS encoding acetolactate synthase large subunit — MNTAELLVQCLENEGVQYVFGLPGEENLHVLEALKHSSIQFITTRHEQGAAFMADVYGRLTGKAGVCLSTLGPGATNLMTGVADANLDGAPLVAITGQVGTDRMHIESHQYLDLVAMFAPVTKWNKQIVRPSITPEVVRKAFKRSQSEKPGAVHIDLPENIAAMPVEGKPLQKDNIEKTYASFASIRAAAAAISQAVNPLILVGNGAIRAKASDAVTQFATQMNIPVANTFMGKGVIPYTHPLALWSVGLQQRDFITCGFDNTDLVIAIGYDLIEFSPKKWNPEGKIPIVHIGADSAEIDSSYIPNVSVIGDISDSLVEILKVADRQGKPNPYAISLRGNIREDYEQYANDDGYPIKPQKLIYDLRQVMGPDDIVISDVGAHKMWIARHYHCHSPNTCIISNGFAAMGIAIPGALAAKLVYPNRKVVAATGDGGFMMNCQELETALRVGTPFVTLIFNDGGYGLIEWKQENQFGKGQSSFVHFGNPDFVKLAESMGLKGYRVESALDLIPVLKEALAQDVPAVIDCPVDYRENRRFTQKAGELSCSV, encoded by the coding sequence ATGAATACAGCAGAACTGTTAGTACAGTGTTTAGAAAATGAAGGGGTACAATATGTTTTTGGACTTCCAGGCGAAGAAAACTTACACGTTTTAGAAGCGCTTAAACATTCCTCTATTCAATTTATTACAACCCGTCATGAACAAGGTGCAGCTTTCATGGCAGATGTTTACGGACGGTTGACAGGAAAAGCCGGCGTATGTCTTTCCACCTTGGGGCCGGGGGCGACAAATCTCATGACTGGGGTGGCTGATGCCAACCTGGATGGTGCGCCTTTGGTGGCGATTACTGGACAAGTGGGAACCGATAGAATGCACATCGAATCCCATCAATATCTAGATTTAGTGGCGATGTTTGCTCCTGTAACTAAGTGGAATAAACAGATTGTCCGACCGAGTATTACACCCGAAGTAGTGCGTAAAGCCTTCAAGCGATCGCAAAGCGAAAAACCAGGGGCAGTTCACATAGATTTACCAGAAAATATTGCCGCTATGCCCGTAGAGGGCAAACCTTTGCAGAAAGACAATATCGAGAAAACATACGCATCTTTCGCCAGTATTCGTGCCGCCGCCGCCGCTATTTCTCAAGCTGTTAATCCCTTAATCTTAGTGGGAAATGGTGCAATTAGGGCTAAAGCTAGTGATGCCGTCACCCAATTTGCTACCCAAATGAATATCCCTGTTGCTAATACTTTCATGGGTAAAGGTGTGATTCCTTACACTCATCCCTTAGCCTTATGGTCAGTAGGATTGCAACAAAGAGATTTCATTACCTGCGGTTTTGATAATACAGATTTAGTAATTGCTATTGGTTATGATTTGATCGAATTTTCACCCAAAAAATGGAACCCAGAAGGCAAAATTCCTATTGTCCATATTGGTGCAGATTCGGCGGAAATTGACAGTAGCTATATCCCTAATGTATCCGTTATTGGTGATATTTCTGATTCTCTAGTAGAAATATTAAAAGTAGCAGATAGACAAGGCAAACCTAATCCTTATGCTATCAGCTTAAGAGGCAATATTCGGGAAGATTACGAACAATATGCCAATGATGATGGTTATCCGATTAAGCCACAAAAGTTGATCTATGACTTACGGCAAGTAATGGGGCCCGATGATATCGTAATTTCCGATGTCGGCGCTCATAAAATGTGGATAGCCCGTCATTATCATTGCCACAGCCCTAATACCTGTATTATTTCTAATGGCTTTGCCGCAATGGGTATTGCTATTCCTGGTGCTTTGGCTGCAAAACTCGTTTATCCTAACCGTAAAGTTGTCGCCGCTACTGGTGACGGTGGCTTTATGATGAATTGCCAAGAATTAGAAACAGCCCTACGAGTTGGTACACCATTCGTCACCTTAATTTTCAATGATGGCGGCTACGGTTTAATTGAATGGAAACAAGAAAATCAATTTGGTAAAGGACAATCATCTTTTGTACATTTCGGCAATCCAGATTTTGTCAAATTAGCCGAAAGTATGGGCTTAAAAGGTTACAGAGTTGAATCAGCTTTAGATTTAATTCCCGTACTCAAAGAAGCCTTAGCGCAAGATGTACCAGCTGTGATTGATTGTCCTGTAGATTACCGAGAAAATCGCCGCTTTACACAAAAAGCTGGTGAGTTAAGTTGTTCTGTTTAG
- a CDS encoding NAD-dependent succinate-semialdehyde dehydrogenase, protein MAIATINPATGETLKTFEPLNDVEIAAKLDLADQAFEKYRHTSFAERSQALQAAANILEQEKADFAKLMTLEMGKPYKAAIAEVEKCAAVCRYYAENAADFLADVSVKTDASHSFVRYQPLGIILAVMPWNFPFWQVFRFAAPALMAGNVGLLKHASNVPQCALAIEDIIHRAGFPKGVFQTLLIGAAKVADLIADERVKAATLTGSEPAGASLAAAAGKQIKKTVLELGGSDPFIVLESADVEAAAATATSARMLNNGQSCIAAKRFIVAEAIADQFEKLLLEKFTALKIGDPLHPDTDLGPLATPDILQDLDQQVQTAVKSGGKVLTGGYPLADRPGNFYPATIIIDIPVDQPIAQEEFFGPVALLFRVPDIDTAIQLANATPFGLGASAWTNNDQERDRLISEIEAGAVFINGLVKSDPRLPFGGIKRSGYGRELSIQGIHEFVNVKTVWVK, encoded by the coding sequence ATGGCGATCGCCACCATCAATCCCGCCACTGGGGAAACGCTCAAAACCTTTGAGCCGCTTAACGATGTAGAAATTGCCGCTAAATTAGATTTGGCAGACCAGGCTTTTGAAAAGTACCGTCATACGAGTTTTGCAGAGCGATCGCAAGCTCTGCAAGCAGCCGCAAATATACTGGAGCAAGAAAAAGCTGACTTTGCGAAGTTAATGACTTTGGAAATGGGCAAGCCTTACAAAGCAGCCATTGCCGAAGTCGAAAAATGTGCTGCTGTTTGCCGCTACTATGCGGAAAATGCCGCCGATTTTCTGGCTGATGTCAGTGTAAAAACTGATGCTAGTCATAGCTTTGTCCGCTATCAGCCCTTGGGGATAATTTTGGCAGTCATGCCGTGGAATTTTCCCTTCTGGCAAGTGTTCCGCTTTGCTGCACCCGCACTCATGGCGGGTAATGTGGGCTTACTCAAACACGCATCGAATGTACCACAGTGCGCTTTAGCCATCGAAGATATTATCCACCGGGCAGGTTTTCCTAAAGGTGTATTTCAAACTCTATTAATCGGTGCAGCGAAAGTTGCCGATTTAATCGCTGATGAGCGAGTAAAAGCTGCTACCTTAACCGGAAGCGAACCAGCCGGCGCATCTCTAGCGGCGGCGGCGGGAAAACAAATTAAAAAAACAGTCTTGGAATTGGGGGGAAGTGACCCATTTATTGTGTTAGAAAGTGCTGATGTAGAAGCAGCCGCCGCTACAGCTACATCAGCAAGGATGTTAAATAACGGACAATCTTGTATTGCCGCGAAACGCTTCATTGTGGCAGAAGCGATCGCCGATCAATTTGAAAAGTTGCTGTTAGAAAAATTCACAGCGCTAAAAATTGGCGACCCCTTACATCCAGACACAGACTTAGGGCCACTAGCAACCCCCGATATCCTCCAAGATTTAGACCAACAAGTACAAACTGCCGTTAAAAGTGGCGGCAAAGTCTTGACCGGTGGCTATCCTTTAGCAGATCGTCCTGGCAACTTTTACCCAGCCACAATTATCATAGATATCCCAGTTGATCAGCCCATTGCCCAAGAAGAATTTTTTGGCCCAGTGGCGTTGTTATTCCGTGTCCCAGATATCGATACAGCAATTCAACTGGCTAATGCTACACCCTTTGGTTTAGGTGCAAGTGCTTGGACAAATAACGACCAAGAACGCGATCGCCTGATTTCCGAAATTGAAGCAGGCGCAGTATTTATTAATGGTTTAGTAAAATCCGACCCCAGACTACCATTTGGAGGCATAAAACGTTCTGGGTATGGCCGAGAATTAAGCATTCAAGGCATACACGAGTTCGTTAATGTTAAAACCGTTTGGGTTAAGTAA
- a CDS encoding 4-hydroxybenzoate solanesyltransferase — protein sequence MLETHQEPIWLTIFRLLRWHKPEGRLILMIPALWAVFLAAAGKPPLPLVGVIVLGTLATSAAGCVVNDLWDRDIDPEVERTRDRPLAARTLSIKVGIAVGIIALFCAAILAYYLNSLSFWLSVAAVPVILLYPGAKRVFPVPQLVLSIAWGFAVLISWSAVTQNISQATWLLWGATLLWTLGFDTVYAMSDREDDQRIGVNSSALFFGDYAPLAIGIFFLGTIICLTWLGVAIHLHLAFWITLGIASVGWIWQVLRLRQPQLPNPAYGEMFRQNVWIGFIVLAGMIFGSL from the coding sequence ATGCTAGAAACTCACCAAGAACCCATTTGGCTGACAATTTTCCGTCTTTTGCGGTGGCACAAACCAGAAGGACGATTAATTTTGATGATTCCGGCACTTTGGGCTGTGTTTTTGGCGGCGGCTGGTAAACCCCCTTTGCCTTTGGTGGGGGTAATTGTTTTGGGTACTCTAGCTACCAGTGCGGCTGGATGCGTGGTTAATGATTTGTGGGATCGGGATATTGATCCAGAAGTGGAGAGAACGCGCGATCGCCCTTTAGCAGCTCGGACTCTTTCTATAAAAGTTGGTATTGCAGTTGGTATTATAGCGTTATTTTGTGCGGCAATTCTCGCCTATTACCTGAACTCCTTGAGCTTTTGGTTATCTGTGGCTGCTGTGCCTGTAATTTTGCTTTATCCGGGTGCAAAGCGAGTGTTTCCTGTCCCGCAGTTGGTTTTGTCCATTGCTTGGGGTTTTGCGGTGTTAATTAGCTGGAGTGCAGTAACACAAAACATTTCTCAAGCAACTTGGTTACTGTGGGGGGCAACCTTACTCTGGACATTGGGATTTGATACAGTTTACGCCATGAGCGATCGCGAAGATGATCAACGAATTGGGGTTAATTCCAGTGCCTTATTTTTTGGTGATTATGCTCCTTTAGCTATTGGCATTTTCTTTTTAGGCACAATTATTTGCCTAACTTGGTTGGGTGTTGCCATCCACCTACATCTAGCATTCTGGATTACCTTAGGAATCGCTTCAGTTGGTTGGATTTGGCAGGTTTTACGTTTAAGACAGCCACAATTGCCCAATCCTGCTTATGGTGAGATGTTCCGGCAAAATGTCTGGATTGGTTTTATTGTACTGGCTGGGATGATATTCGGTTCTTTGTAA
- a CDS encoding trifunctional serine/threonine-protein kinase/ATP-binding protein/sensor histidine kinase, protein MATQEYSNPIITGYHISSQLYAGSKTRVYRAIREQDQRPVVIKLLASDYPNFHELLQFRNQYTISKNLNVTGIIRPLSLETYGNGYILVMEDTGGIALREYIKTTPFPLVEFLAIAIQITNILQELHLNRVIHKDIKPANILIHPQTKQVQLIDFSIASLLPKETQEIRSPNVLEGTLAYISPEQTGRMNRGIDYRSDFYSLGVTLYELLMGELPFSSDDPMELVHCHIAKTPIALGHQQHIPLVLSDIIMKLMAKNAEDRYQSALGLKHDLETCLYQFKNNGKITAFEIGNRDMCDRFLIPEKLYGRETEVNALLQAFERVTKGKSEMMLVAGFSGIGKTAVVNEVHKPITRQQGYFIKGKFDQFNRNLPLSAFVQALRDLMGQLLSESDSQLSRWRTKILDTVGNNGQVLIEVIPELEIIIGKQHPAPELSGTAAQNRFNLLFQKFIAIFSTPKHPLVMFLDDLQWSDTASLQLIKLLMEDQSYLLLLGAYRDNEVHTTHPFILTVEELKKAGKTVNTITLASLTFCDTNHLVADTLHCPTERSHPLTKLIERKTKGNPFFITQFLKALHEDQLITFNRHQGYWECDITQINELSLTDNVVEFMAQQLQKFPSKTQDVLKLAACIGNSFDLNTLAIVLEKSAVDTADALWKALQEGLILPQSQVYKFYVDHDCQDANVSNSQNVEYRFLHDRVQQAAYSLIPQDQKQATHYQIGQLLLKQISPVAREERIFALVNQLNYGIALITQQTERDELAQLNLTACRKARSATAYQAAHEYIAVGLSLLGKNAWQRQYKIALTLHEFAAEVASLRGEFAQMEQFINVVTTQAHTLIEQVNVYRIRIQAYISQNKFAEAIAIAQKILQQLGVTFAEAPTPAVIQQEIQEIRELIGDRAIADLVHLPIITDEEKVAIVQIASSIMTVAYLSGSPLFPLITLLLVKISIQYGNTPATGYIYSTYGVLLCNVLQDVDTATEFGQLALQIVSKVDAKAIQPQVLLILALYILQRKSHVQEILPLLQKGYAIALEVGNLEFAGHHAHNFCSHSFWCGQHLATLQEDARAYCHELGQLNQVTTANYVRIYWQSTLNLLGFAAHPSILSGEALQEPEFIPLLMAANDGYGLYIFSLYKLMLCYLFGEIEIAKSITIEIRDHLMAAAGLFCEPVFYLYDSLIALTQLRQNSDEVSATLQYVAENQAKLHQWAQYAPMNHQHKLDLVAAERYRVLGEKTSAIEYYDRAISGAKKYHYIQEEALSNELAATFYLDWGKDKVAQIYMQEAYYCYARWGAKAKIDDLEKLYPQLLKPILQRRQLNFNPLETIAPINRSTIAISTDTAGTSSTSISDILDFTSVLKAAQAISSTIDLEELIVNLTKIILEISGAKKIVLILPQDNAWYVRAITFISYENKPEGKIQNILLSEPIDTCQHIPGTIINYAKNTLETLVIDNYQIDIPGLIDQYLLKHQPKSVLCQPIIKQSNLVGILYLENQITSGVFTLERLQVINLLSSQAAISLENACLYQKAQQALQDLQTAQLQIIQSEKMSALGNLVAGVAHEMNNPLGFIAATLEQAKPTIADIAEHLRLYQANFPHKSAEIINHAEEIDLDYSLEDLPKMIDAMVMAGDRLKNISTSLRTFSRADTDYKVRFNVHEGIDSSILILKHRLKANEQRPAIEVITDYGNLPQIECFPGQLNQVFMNLLANAIDALEAANKGQTFEEIKTHPKQITITTSVHNDQVKIIIADNGIGMSEQVKQKIFDHLFTTKAVGKGTGLGLAIASQIVIEKHNGSLFVNSQLGAGTEFVITLPILTR, encoded by the coding sequence ATGGCAACTCAAGAATATTCCAACCCCATCATCACCGGATATCACATTAGTTCTCAATTATATGCCGGTTCCAAAACAAGAGTATATCGAGCTATCCGTGAGCAGGATCAACGCCCAGTAGTGATTAAACTTCTAGCCTCAGATTATCCTAATTTCCACGAGTTACTACAGTTTCGCAATCAATATACTATTAGCAAAAATCTCAACGTTACCGGGATCATTCGCCCCTTATCATTAGAAACCTATGGTAACGGTTATATTTTGGTGATGGAAGACACAGGAGGTATTGCTTTACGAGAATACATCAAAACCACTCCCTTTCCCCTAGTCGAATTTTTGGCGATCGCTATCCAAATAACCAATATTCTGCAAGAACTACACCTTAATCGTGTAATTCACAAAGATATCAAACCCGCCAACATCCTGATTCATCCCCAAACAAAACAAGTTCAACTGATCGACTTTAGCATCGCTTCATTACTGCCTAAAGAAACCCAGGAAATCAGAAGTCCCAATGTTTTAGAAGGAACTCTCGCTTATATTTCCCCCGAACAAACCGGCAGGATGAACAGAGGAATCGACTACCGGAGCGATTTTTATTCTTTGGGTGTAACACTTTATGAACTATTGATGGGAGAATTACCATTTAGTTCTGATGATCCGATGGAGTTGGTACATTGTCACATAGCGAAAACACCGATCGCCTTGGGACACCAACAACATATTCCCCTAGTGTTATCTGATATCATCATGAAGCTGATGGCGAAAAACGCCGAAGATAGGTATCAGAGTGCTTTGGGATTAAAGCATGATTTAGAAACTTGCTTGTACCAATTCAAAAATAACGGCAAAATTACAGCTTTTGAAATTGGTAACCGGGATATGTGCGATCGCTTCCTCATTCCCGAAAAACTCTATGGGCGAGAAACGGAAGTTAACGCCTTACTGCAAGCTTTTGAGCGCGTCACCAAAGGCAAATCAGAAATGATGTTAGTGGCGGGATTTTCGGGTATTGGTAAAACCGCCGTCGTTAACGAAGTTCACAAGCCGATTACCCGCCAACAAGGGTATTTCATCAAAGGTAAATTTGATCAGTTCAATCGCAATCTTCCCTTATCAGCTTTTGTGCAAGCCCTACGGGATTTAATGGGGCAATTGTTATCAGAATCAGATTCCCAATTGTCTAGGTGGCGTACCAAGATCCTAGATACTGTAGGCAATAACGGACAAGTGCTAATTGAGGTAATTCCCGAACTAGAAATCATCATCGGGAAACAACATCCTGCGCCGGAACTATCGGGAACAGCCGCACAGAATCGCTTTAACTTATTGTTCCAAAAGTTTATTGCAATTTTTAGCACCCCAAAACATCCCTTGGTGATGTTTTTAGATGACTTACAATGGTCAGATACGGCTTCCCTACAGTTGATCAAACTACTGATGGAAGACCAGAGTTATCTCCTCTTGTTGGGGGCTTATCGAGATAATGAAGTCCACACCACCCACCCGTTTATTTTGACAGTAGAAGAACTGAAAAAAGCGGGAAAGACTGTGAATACAATTACTCTCGCCTCCCTGACCTTCTGCGATACGAATCATTTAGTTGCTGATACCCTCCATTGTCCAACAGAGCGATCGCATCCCCTGACAAAATTAATTGAGCGTAAAACCAAAGGTAATCCCTTTTTTATCACCCAGTTTCTCAAGGCGTTACACGAAGATCAGCTAATTACTTTTAATCGCCATCAAGGTTATTGGGAATGTGATATTACCCAAATCAATGAACTATCCCTCACTGATAATGTGGTGGAGTTTATGGCGCAACAGTTGCAGAAATTTCCTAGTAAAACACAAGATGTACTCAAGCTAGCCGCTTGTATTGGTAACTCTTTTGATTTAAATACTTTAGCAATTGTTTTAGAAAAATCAGCAGTAGATACGGCAGATGCTTTGTGGAAAGCTTTGCAGGAAGGATTAATTTTGCCTCAAAGCCAGGTCTACAAATTTTATGTGGATCACGATTGCCAAGATGCCAATGTTAGCAATAGCCAAAATGTGGAATATCGATTCCTACACGATCGCGTCCAACAAGCTGCTTATTCTTTGATTCCCCAAGACCAAAAACAAGCGACTCATTACCAAATCGGACAACTGCTGTTAAAACAGATTTCCCCAGTCGCTAGAGAAGAGCGAATTTTTGCACTGGTCAATCAACTCAATTACGGAATTGCTTTAATTACCCAACAAACAGAACGAGATGAATTAGCACAACTCAATCTTACTGCTTGTCGTAAAGCTAGGAGTGCCACAGCTTATCAAGCGGCTCATGAATATATCGCCGTGGGGTTGTCATTGTTGGGCAAGAATGCTTGGCAGCGCCAGTATAAAATCGCCTTGACTCTACATGAATTTGCGGCGGAAGTCGCTTCTCTGCGCGGTGAATTTGCACAGATGGAACAGTTCATTAATGTTGTTACCACCCAGGCGCACACTTTAATTGAACAGGTTAACGTTTACCGCATTAGGATTCAAGCTTATATCTCCCAGAATAAATTTGCCGAAGCAATTGCGATCGCCCAAAAAATCTTACAACAGTTGGGGGTAACCTTTGCTGAAGCACCCACACCAGCAGTTATTCAACAGGAAATCCAAGAGATTAGGGAACTGATTGGTGACAGAGCAATTGCAGATTTGGTTCACCTACCCATCATCACAGATGAGGAGAAAGTTGCCATTGTCCAGATTGCCAGTAGCATCATGACAGTGGCTTACCTCTCCGGCTCTCCCCTGTTCCCATTAATCACTTTGCTGTTAGTCAAAATATCCATCCAATACGGAAATACACCAGCTACAGGGTATATCTATAGTACTTATGGTGTGCTGCTGTGTAATGTTTTGCAAGATGTGGATACAGCAACAGAGTTTGGTCAACTAGCACTGCAAATAGTGTCGAAAGTGGATGCTAAGGCGATTCAACCCCAAGTTTTGCTCATTTTGGCATTGTATATTTTACAACGCAAATCTCATGTCCAAGAAATTTTACCACTCTTGCAAAAAGGCTATGCGATCGCTCTAGAAGTGGGCAACCTAGAGTTTGCCGGTCATCATGCCCACAATTTTTGTAGCCATTCTTTTTGGTGTGGTCAGCACCTTGCCACTTTACAAGAAGATGCTCGCGCCTACTGCCATGAGTTGGGGCAACTCAATCAAGTGACAACAGCCAATTATGTCCGCATTTATTGGCAATCTACACTAAATTTACTTGGTTTTGCAGCCCATCCCAGCATCTTGTCTGGGGAAGCCTTGCAAGAGCCAGAATTTATACCTCTGTTAATGGCTGCTAATGATGGGTATGGGTTGTATATTTTCTCTTTGTACAAGCTGATGCTGTGCTACTTGTTTGGCGAAATTGAGATAGCGAAAAGCATTACCATTGAGATTAGAGATCATTTAATGGCTGCGGCTGGACTATTCTGTGAACCCGTATTTTATCTCTATGATTCTCTGATTGCTCTAACACAGTTGAGACAAAATTCAGATGAGGTATCAGCCACATTACAGTACGTTGCAGAAAACCAAGCCAAGTTACACCAATGGGCGCAATATGCACCCATGAATCACCAGCATAAGCTTGATTTAGTGGCAGCAGAAAGATATCGAGTTTTGGGTGAAAAAACCTCAGCAATTGAATATTACGATCGCGCTATCTCCGGAGCCAAAAAATACCACTATATTCAAGAAGAAGCACTCAGCAATGAGCTAGCAGCTACATTTTACCTGGACTGGGGCAAAGACAAAGTTGCCCAGATATATATGCAGGAAGCCTATTATTGTTACGCACGTTGGGGCGCAAAAGCTAAAATTGATGACTTAGAAAAACTCTACCCCCAACTGCTTAAACCCATCTTGCAACGGCGACAACTCAACTTTAATCCCTTAGAAACTATTGCACCGATTAACCGCAGCACCATCGCCATCTCAACTGACACTGCCGGCACAAGTAGCACTAGTATTTCTGATATCCTAGATTTTACTTCTGTCCTCAAAGCTGCTCAAGCCATATCCAGCACCATCGACTTAGAAGAATTAATTGTCAATTTGACGAAAATTATCCTCGAAATTTCTGGAGCTAAAAAGATTGTTTTAATCCTCCCCCAAGATAATGCTTGGTATGTTCGGGCAATTACTTTTATTAGTTATGAGAACAAACCAGAAGGAAAAATTCAAAACATTCTACTTTCAGAACCAATTGATACTTGTCAACATATCCCTGGAACAATTATTAATTACGCTAAAAATACCCTAGAAACTCTAGTAATCGATAATTATCAAATAGATATTCCTGGGCTAATAGATCAATATCTCCTCAAACATCAACCGAAAAGTGTATTATGTCAGCCAATTATTAAACAAAGCAATTTAGTAGGCATTTTATATTTGGAGAATCAAATTACCTCCGGAGTATTTACCCTAGAACGCTTGCAAGTAATTAACTTACTTTCCTCTCAAGCAGCTATATCTCTAGAAAATGCTTGCCTTTATCAAAAAGCTCAACAAGCATTACAAGATTTACAAACAGCTCAGTTACAAATTATCCAAAGCGAGAAAATGTCTGCTTTGGGTAATTTAGTGGCTGGAGTAGCCCATGAAATGAATAATCCTTTAGGTTTTATTGCCGCTACTTTAGAACAAGCTAAACCCACAATTGCCGATATTGCCGAACATCTCAGATTATACCAAGCCAATTTCCCCCACAAAAGTGCAGAAATTATTAATCACGCTGAAGAAATTGACTTAGATTATAGCTTAGAAGATTTGCCGAAGATGATAGATGCAATGGTGATGGCTGGCGACAGACTAAAAAATATCAGCACCAGCTTAAGAACTTTCTCCCGCGCCGATACAGACTATAAAGTACGCTTTAATGTCCACGAAGGTATAGACAGTAGCATTCTCATTCTTAAGCATCGACTCAAAGCTAATGAACAACGTCCCGCCATTGAGGTGATCACTGATTACGGGAATTTACCTCAAATTGAATGTTTTCCTGGGCAATTAAACCAGGTGTTTATGAATCTTCTCGCCAATGCTATTGACGCATTAGAAGCAGCAAACAAAGGACAAACTTTTGAGGAGATAAAAACTCATCCTAAGCAAATTACAATTACCACCTCAGTCCACAATGACCAAGTTAAAATCATCATCGCCGATAATGGGATTGGCATGAGTGAACAAGTGAAACAGAAAATATTTGACCACTTATTTACTACGAAAGCCGTTGGTAAAGGTACAGGTCTAGGACTAGCGATCGCCAGTCAAATTGTCATAGAAAAACACAATGGTTCACTATTTGTAAATTCTCAACTCGGTGCAGGGACTGAGTTTGTTATCACTTTACCAATTCTCACTCGTTGA